One window from the genome of Maridesulfovibrio ferrireducens encodes:
- a CDS encoding chemotaxis protein, with amino-acid sequence MSGNDILLDAGTNEFEIIEFFIDDADAGSGVQNKDYFGINVAKVLEVVEAPKGLHSAEGAPHPSYLGTMSLRDMILPVIDLSVWLDIPRKESEFQLIIVTEINSVVTGFLVSGVTQIHRIGWTDLKTPNKYIADMDTNCITGTISIKDRFVLMIDLERILGELDPGMAENLEGGGALAPEKWSALIVDDSASVRVLLNKNFEAANFDVQLFTNGLEAWEGLLAMRDKAKEGGKSITDMVDVIVSDIEMPQMDGYTLTRQIKEDAELSKLPVILFSSLITKGLYHKGEKVKADDQVTKPEFGALTGRAITQIEKYKAKRAEA; translated from the coding sequence ATGAGCGGGAATGATATCTTGTTGGATGCTGGAACAAATGAATTTGAAATAATTGAATTTTTTATTGATGACGCTGACGCTGGCTCTGGCGTCCAAAATAAAGATTATTTCGGAATCAATGTTGCCAAAGTTTTGGAAGTTGTGGAGGCTCCGAAGGGACTTCATTCTGCCGAAGGCGCTCCGCACCCCAGCTATCTGGGAACAATGTCGCTTCGGGATATGATCTTACCGGTGATTGACCTTTCCGTCTGGCTCGATATTCCCCGTAAGGAATCGGAATTTCAATTGATTATAGTAACTGAGATCAATTCGGTGGTTACTGGTTTTCTTGTTAGTGGAGTAACGCAGATTCATAGAATCGGTTGGACTGATTTAAAGACTCCCAACAAGTATATAGCGGATATGGATACAAACTGTATCACGGGAACAATCAGTATTAAGGATCGTTTTGTTTTAATGATCGATCTTGAAAGAATTTTGGGTGAGCTTGATCCGGGCATGGCCGAGAATCTGGAAGGCGGAGGAGCCTTGGCTCCTGAAAAATGGTCTGCACTTATTGTTGATGATTCCGCTTCTGTCCGCGTTCTGCTGAATAAAAATTTTGAAGCGGCTAATTTCGATGTACAGCTTTTCACCAACGGGCTTGAAGCATGGGAAGGATTGCTGGCTATGCGGGATAAAGCAAAAGAAGGCGGAAAATCTATTACAGACATGGTGGATGTGATTGTTTCGGATATCGAGATGCCTCAAATGGATGGTTATACGCTTACCCGTCAGATCAAGGAAGATGCTGAACTGTCAAAGCTGCCGGTGATTTTGTTTTCTTCGCTGATAACGAAGGGGCTTTATCATAAAGGTGAGAAGGTTAAAGCAGACGATCAGGTCACCAAACCTGAATTCGGGGCTCTTACAGGACGGGCCATAACGCAGATTGAAAAATATAAAGCTAAACGGGCCGAAGCTTAA
- a CDS encoding NAD(P)H-dependent glycerol-3-phosphate dehydrogenase yields the protein MKIAVIGAGAWGTTLANTLAKNNHNVSLWVREQELVDEIKKTGRNTVFLPDFELSEKLICDSDPEKVMKDADYFILVVPSQFMRSALSDLKQFFPQNPAIICASKGIELNTGAPMSQVIFEALEGLNPRYGHISGPTFAYELSAEMPTSLAFGCEDEKLGKEVQEIFACDYVRVYTNPDFRGVEIGGAIKNIMAIAAGIADGLKFGHNARAALITRGIAEMSRLGVAMGANPATFMGLSGLGDLVLTCTGDLSRNRQVGLKLGQGLKLSEILKMRMVAEGVKTTESVHALAQKLGVEMPITEQVYQILYKDKNPATAVRDLMGRDLKPE from the coding sequence ATGAAAATTGCTGTTATCGGTGCCGGAGCTTGGGGCACAACTTTAGCAAACACCCTTGCCAAAAATAATCACAATGTCAGTCTTTGGGTCAGAGAGCAGGAACTTGTTGATGAAATAAAGAAAACCGGACGCAACACAGTCTTTTTACCGGACTTTGAGCTTTCCGAAAAACTTATCTGTGACAGTGACCCTGAAAAAGTCATGAAGGACGCAGACTACTTTATTCTGGTTGTTCCGAGTCAGTTTATGCGCTCCGCACTCAGCGATTTAAAACAATTTTTCCCCCAGAATCCAGCTATTATCTGCGCAAGCAAAGGAATAGAACTAAACACCGGCGCACCAATGTCGCAGGTAATTTTCGAAGCACTTGAAGGACTAAACCCCAGATACGGACATATATCCGGCCCGACTTTTGCTTATGAGCTAAGCGCGGAAATGCCTACTTCACTGGCATTTGGCTGTGAAGACGAAAAATTAGGCAAAGAAGTTCAAGAAATTTTCGCCTGTGATTACGTACGAGTCTACACCAACCCCGATTTCCGAGGAGTTGAGATTGGCGGCGCTATAAAAAATATTATGGCCATTGCAGCAGGAATCGCTGACGGTCTTAAATTCGGACATAACGCCCGGGCCGCGCTCATTACCCGGGGAATTGCAGAAATGAGTAGACTTGGAGTTGCAATGGGTGCGAACCCCGCAACTTTTATGGGACTTTCAGGACTCGGTGATCTGGTGCTTACCTGTACAGGAGATCTTTCCCGAAACAGACAGGTCGGTTTAAAGCTGGGACAAGGTCTTAAGCTTTCTGAAATTCTCAAAATGAGAATGGTAGCGGAAGGAGTTAAAACAACGGAATCAGTTCATGCCTTAGCTCAAAAGTTAGGTGTGGAAATGCCCATAACCGAACAAGTCTACCAAATCCTATACAAAGACAAAAACCCGGCAACAGCTGTTCGCGACCTGATGGGACGCGATCTTAAACCAGAATAA
- a CDS encoding multiheme c-type cytochrome has protein sequence MLKQMIKLVVAAMLIALSAAAAYAAEAPFPNLAPKELVVKRGFSEDATKCIECHAKKTPGIVEDWKTGKMAHATVSCYDCHIVEKTSPMASQCEGLKGTNTFISPMVSSKTCSRCHPQEVEQFLKSGHAKLAGAPVIENKKFLKLMYYYEGAQFIGVKADTPQNMASRAAGCQMCHGTQVELGPDNKPIKNTWPGGVGTRYPDGSIGTCTVCHTRHKFSIEEARKPEACASCHLGPDHPDIEIYLESKHGQRYLTHGEEWRWDSAPDAWQPGDYDAPTCAVCHMSGIGELSTTHNINERLKWDLMHKKSVIRSGERGDGEKGDKLMRKVCANCHGITHTNVQRQTLDDAVELYNTYWDGATKMQKELAEKNLLLIDEPWDDGFQELMYYLWHHCGRRARQGSAMNGPDYAHWHGFFQVFQVYKDMQKIYDYRIKNGKIEELSHVMSTGPL, from the coding sequence ATGTTGAAGCAGATGATTAAATTAGTTGTAGCCGCGATGCTTATCGCGCTATCCGCTGCAGCCGCTTATGCTGCGGAAGCTCCTTTTCCCAACCTTGCTCCTAAAGAGCTGGTAGTTAAAAGAGGTTTTTCGGAAGATGCTACAAAATGTATTGAGTGTCATGCCAAGAAAACACCCGGGATTGTAGAAGACTGGAAAACAGGCAAAATGGCCCACGCTACAGTCTCCTGTTATGACTGTCACATTGTTGAAAAAACTTCGCCCATGGCCAGTCAATGTGAAGGATTGAAAGGAACTAATACCTTCATTTCACCAATGGTGTCTTCCAAAACATGTTCCCGTTGTCACCCGCAAGAAGTTGAGCAGTTCCTGAAAAGCGGACATGCAAAACTTGCCGGTGCTCCGGTCATCGAAAACAAAAAATTCCTCAAACTGATGTACTATTATGAAGGTGCCCAGTTTATCGGAGTGAAAGCAGACACACCTCAGAACATGGCTTCACGTGCAGCCGGTTGTCAGATGTGTCACGGAACTCAGGTTGAACTCGGACCTGATAACAAACCTATCAAAAACACATGGCCGGGCGGTGTCGGAACACGCTATCCTGACGGATCAATCGGAACCTGTACTGTCTGTCATACCAGACATAAGTTCTCCATTGAAGAAGCACGTAAGCCTGAAGCTTGCGCCAGCTGTCATTTAGGACCGGACCATCCGGATATCGAAATTTATCTGGAAAGCAAGCACGGTCAACGCTATCTCACCCACGGTGAAGAATGGAGATGGGACAGTGCTCCTGACGCCTGGCAGCCGGGCGACTACGATGCTCCTACCTGCGCAGTATGTCACATGAGCGGAATCGGTGAACTGAGCACGACTCACAACATCAATGAACGCCTCAAGTGGGACCTCATGCACAAGAAGAGCGTTATCCGCAGCGGCGAACGTGGTGACGGCGAAAAAGGCGACAAACTCATGCGTAAAGTATGTGCTAACTGTCACGGAATCACTCACACCAATGTTCAACGCCAGACCCTTGATGATGCTGTAGAACTCTACAACACATATTGGGACGGAGCGACTAAGATGCAGAAGGAACTTGCTGAAAAGAACCTCCTTCTTATTGATGAACCTTGGGATGACGGCTTCCAGGAACTGATGTATTACCTCTGGCATCATTGCGGCAGACGTGCCCGTCAGGGTTCAGCTATGAATGGACCTGACTATGCACATTGGCATGGTTTCTTCCAGGTCTTCCAAGTCTACAAGGACATGCAGAAGATCTATGACTACCGTATTAAGAACGGTAAGATTGAAGAACTGTCTCACGTAATGAGCACCGGACCTCTCTAG
- a CDS encoding NapC/NirT family cytochrome c — translation MPDNPKLKGSGGFSRKWRWGVATGLLVAIVTVLASGFMIDTTNTDVFCQTCHEMKPFRASWQKSVHGGENPQGFAAQCVDCHLPHGNFLEYLTTKAITGTSDVIHHITFNPSEFDWAENAEKNRLKFTYDSACRHCHVKLEPRGVKPGALLAHRAYLYGQTDKKCASCHPHVGHKDMIEMTNKFFKKDL, via the coding sequence ATGCCAGACAACCCTAAACTAAAAGGGAGTGGCGGTTTCAGTCGAAAATGGCGTTGGGGAGTTGCAACGGGACTTTTGGTAGCAATTGTTACGGTGCTTGCATCTGGGTTTATGATAGACACGACAAATACGGATGTATTTTGTCAAACGTGTCATGAAATGAAACCGTTCAGAGCTTCTTGGCAAAAATCTGTACACGGCGGAGAAAATCCGCAGGGCTTTGCAGCTCAGTGTGTTGATTGCCACCTGCCGCACGGAAACTTTCTAGAATATCTTACAACCAAAGCAATTACCGGAACAAGTGACGTAATCCATCATATCACGTTCAACCCTTCAGAGTTCGACTGGGCCGAAAATGCCGAGAAGAACAGGTTAAAATTCACCTACGACAGCGCTTGCAGGCATTGCCATGTTAAGCTTGAACCAAGAGGTGTCAAACCTGGGGCTCTTCTCGCCCACCGGGCTTATCTCTACGGACAGACTGATAAAAAATGTGCCAGTTGTCACCCGCATGTCGGTCACAAAGACATGATTGAAATGACCAACAAGTTCTTCAAAAAGGACTTATGA
- a CDS encoding Lrp/AsnC family transcriptional regulator, with protein sequence MAIKFTEIEENILALAGSTLSESATPYADIAEKAGTDEKTVLELLTRLKDEKIIRRFGATLRHQKAGYGANAMVAWRVEESQNPEKIGEQMAKRPEISHCYLRTVYPDWPYNLYTMIHGKGPDDCKKVVKELMAETGVTDHCILRSLKELKKTSMKYF encoded by the coding sequence ATGGCTATAAAATTTACCGAGATTGAAGAGAATATTTTGGCACTTGCTGGCAGTACCCTTTCTGAGAGTGCTACGCCCTATGCTGATATAGCTGAGAAAGCCGGAACTGATGAAAAAACAGTTCTTGAGTTGTTGACTCGTCTTAAAGATGAAAAAATAATTCGCCGTTTCGGTGCCACTCTCAGGCACCAGAAGGCAGGATACGGAGCTAACGCAATGGTTGCGTGGCGTGTGGAAGAATCGCAAAACCCCGAGAAAATCGGTGAGCAGATGGCTAAAAGGCCGGAAATCAGCCATTGCTATCTGCGCACTGTTTATCCTGACTGGCCTTACAATTTGTATACGATGATTCACGGCAAAGGTCCTGATGACTGCAAAAAAGTAGTCAAAGAACTGATGGCGGAAACGGGTGTCACTGATCATTGCATTTTGCGGAGTCTTAAAGAACTCAAAAAGACTTCGATGAAATATTTCTAA
- the hemL gene encoding glutamate-1-semialdehyde 2,1-aminomutase, producing MASSSDLFKHAQEVLPGGVNSPVRACKSVGCEPLFIEKADGSRMWSVDGQELIDYVMSWGPMILGHGYQAIKDAAHKAVDMGASFGAPCPDEITLAEEIIKMIPSIDMVRMVNSGTEATMSALRLARGVTGRDKVLKFEGCYHGHSDCFLASAGSGLATFSIPGTPGVPEGTVKDTLLAPYNDLAAVKAVFEKEGKNIAAIIVEPVAGNMGLVLPAEGFLQGLRDICDEYGALLIFDEVITGFRVASGGVQKRFGIEADLTTLGKIIGGGFPVGAYGGKRKYMSRISPCGDVYQAGTLSGNPVAMAAGIATLRTLQKQDYDALEARTLKLAQDLKAALEANGFSIHLNHIASIFTLFFTDKPVTDFESAKNGNADVYSAFYRHMRAKGFNLAPSSFECTFTSFAHSESDYEVTLEAVKSFKG from the coding sequence ATGGCTTCATCTTCTGATCTTTTTAAGCATGCGCAGGAAGTCCTTCCCGGCGGTGTTAACAGCCCTGTAAGAGCTTGCAAAAGCGTCGGCTGTGAACCTCTTTTTATAGAAAAAGCTGACGGCAGCCGCATGTGGTCTGTCGACGGACAGGAACTCATCGACTATGTAATGAGTTGGGGGCCGATGATACTCGGTCATGGTTATCAGGCAATTAAAGATGCCGCGCATAAGGCCGTAGATATGGGTGCAAGTTTCGGCGCTCCCTGTCCCGATGAAATTACTCTAGCAGAAGAAATCATCAAAATGATCCCTTCTATCGACATGGTTCGCATGGTTAACTCCGGCACCGAAGCAACTATGAGTGCTCTTCGCCTCGCACGCGGTGTGACCGGCAGAGATAAAGTACTCAAGTTCGAAGGTTGTTACCATGGTCACAGCGATTGTTTTCTCGCCAGCGCCGGCTCCGGTCTGGCAACTTTTTCTATTCCCGGAACTCCCGGTGTTCCCGAAGGCACAGTAAAAGATACTTTGCTTGCTCCTTATAACGATCTTGCAGCAGTTAAAGCTGTCTTTGAAAAAGAAGGCAAAAATATTGCAGCCATTATCGTTGAACCTGTAGCCGGTAACATGGGGCTCGTTCTGCCCGCTGAAGGATTTCTTCAGGGACTTCGCGATATCTGTGACGAATACGGCGCACTCCTGATTTTCGACGAAGTTATCACCGGATTCAGAGTAGCTTCCGGCGGCGTGCAGAAACGTTTCGGAATCGAAGCGGATCTCACCACCCTCGGAAAGATTATCGGCGGCGGTTTCCCCGTAGGAGCATACGGAGGCAAGCGTAAGTACATGAGCCGCATTTCTCCTTGCGGTGATGTTTATCAGGCTGGAACTCTTTCCGGTAATCCCGTTGCTATGGCAGCAGGAATCGCAACTCTCCGTACATTGCAAAAACAGGATTATGATGCTCTTGAAGCTCGTACTCTTAAGCTTGCTCAGGATCTTAAAGCTGCGCTTGAAGCCAATGGTTTCAGCATTCATTTGAATCACATTGCTTCAATCTTTACCCTGTTCTTCACAGACAAACCGGTAACAGATTTTGAGTCCGCAAAAAACGGTAACGCAGATGTTTATTCCGCATTTTACCGCCACATGCGCGCAAAAGGATTCAACCTCGCACCATCAAGTTTTGAATGTACATTCACTTCTTTCGCTCACAGCGAATCAGATTACGAAGTTACTTTAGAAGCAGTTAAAAGCTTTAAAGGTTAG
- a CDS encoding cobalt-precorrin 5A hydrolase, with amino-acid sequence MNSHKIAIYALTAKGAELARDIAHSKNVVSYVLERYAEDSDISFTQFLPLIAETFSLYDSHVFVMATGIVVRSIAPHLRSKDIDPAVVVLDQEGQFAISLVSGHLGGANNLTRAIAENIGATAVITTATDCSGIPSIDMIAYDNELEIGDIGLIKHVNAALLDGEKVGVYDPEPFLDIEGLSDYFYRVEDVVDLIELRCGVCVDWRVHDLPESVLKIYPQCLRLGVGCRRGVPAVEIRGLIVAVLADHGVAGQAIASMGTIDAKNDEEGMLEFAERMGLEIKFFSADELDKIEGTTPSGLVMKHMGVGSVCEAAAMKQAGVQDLIIPKNKSARVTMALAKDFRVKDI; translated from the coding sequence ATGAACAGCCATAAAATAGCCATATACGCCCTCACCGCCAAAGGCGCAGAACTTGCGCGTGACATTGCTCATTCAAAAAACGTGGTTTCTTACGTTCTTGAGCGATATGCCGAAGATAGTGATATTTCTTTTACGCAATTTCTCCCGCTTATCGCAGAAACTTTTTCTCTTTATGATTCACATGTTTTTGTTATGGCTACGGGTATTGTAGTTCGTTCAATAGCTCCGCATTTGCGCTCGAAGGATATTGACCCTGCTGTGGTGGTACTTGATCAAGAAGGACAGTTTGCTATTTCACTTGTTTCGGGTCATCTGGGCGGGGCTAATAATCTAACGCGGGCGATAGCCGAGAATATCGGAGCTACCGCTGTGATTACTACTGCCACCGATTGTTCCGGAATTCCTTCAATAGATATGATTGCTTACGATAATGAACTTGAGATCGGTGATATCGGTTTAATTAAGCATGTTAATGCCGCCCTGCTGGATGGCGAGAAGGTCGGGGTCTACGATCCTGAGCCTTTTCTGGACATAGAGGGTTTGAGTGATTATTTTTACAGAGTTGAGGACGTTGTTGATTTAATTGAGCTGCGTTGCGGGGTTTGTGTTGACTGGCGGGTTCATGATTTGCCGGAAAGTGTTTTGAAAATTTATCCGCAATGCTTACGGCTCGGGGTTGGATGCCGCAGGGGGGTTCCGGCTGTGGAGATCCGAGGGCTTATTGTGGCAGTTTTGGCTGATCACGGAGTTGCCGGGCAAGCTATTGCTTCTATGGGCACTATTGATGCTAAAAATGATGAAGAGGGGATGCTCGAATTTGCGGAGCGTATGGGGCTTGAGATTAAATTTTTCAGTGCGGATGAATTAGATAAAATTGAAGGGACTACTCCTTCGGGACTGGTCATGAAACATATGGGAGTTGGCAGCGTATGCGAAGCGGCAGCAATGAAACAGGCCGGGGTTCAGGACTTGATAATTCCGAAGAACAAAAGTGCACGGGTTACAATGGCTCTGGCGAAGGATTTTCGGGTAAAGGATATTTGA
- the cobJ gene encoding precorrin-3B C(17)-methyltransferase, whose product MRSGSNETGRGSGLDNSEEQKCTGYNGSGEGFSGKGYLKIVGLGPGDECLMAPQALEAIHQADVVVGYTGYIKLIGPNLLEGKDVLSTGMMAEVERCRRAVDEALSGKKVVMVCSGDPGIYAMAGLVMELLEVRDLFKDICFEVVPGIPAFVAAAALLGAPLMHDFASVSLSDLLTPWDKIEKRLKCAADADFVIAIYNPRSKKRAGHLNDAIRIIKAFRSGTTPVGIVNKAYREGQRIQLVTLDTVNEQDVDMQTVLIIGNSSTRAVSGKMLTPRGYAGKYDI is encoded by the coding sequence ATGCGAAGCGGCAGCAATGAAACAGGCCGGGGTTCAGGACTTGATAATTCCGAAGAACAAAAGTGCACGGGTTACAATGGCTCTGGCGAAGGATTTTCGGGTAAAGGATATTTGAAAATTGTGGGTCTCGGGCCGGGCGATGAATGTTTAATGGCTCCGCAGGCACTGGAAGCTATCCATCAGGCTGACGTTGTGGTAGGGTACACTGGCTATATAAAGTTGATCGGTCCTAATTTGCTTGAGGGAAAAGATGTTTTATCCACCGGTATGATGGCAGAAGTTGAACGATGCCGCAGGGCTGTGGATGAAGCTCTCTCTGGTAAAAAGGTTGTGATGGTCTGCAGCGGGGACCCCGGTATCTATGCCATGGCCGGCCTTGTTATGGAGCTACTTGAAGTTCGCGATCTTTTCAAAGATATTTGTTTTGAGGTCGTTCCGGGGATACCGGCTTTTGTTGCGGCGGCGGCCTTACTCGGAGCGCCGTTGATGCACGATTTTGCTTCTGTCAGCTTAAGTGATCTGCTCACCCCTTGGGATAAGATCGAAAAAAGACTTAAGTGTGCCGCTGATGCTGACTTTGTTATCGCAATTTATAATCCTCGCTCTAAGAAAAGGGCCGGGCATTTAAATGATGCTATAAGAATTATAAAGGCATTTCGGTCCGGAACAACTCCTGTGGGAATTGTGAACAAGGCTTACAGGGAAGGTCAAAGGATTCAGTTAGTGACTCTTGATACGGTAAATGAGCAAGATGTTGATATGCAAACAGTCCTGATTATTGGTAATTCTTCTACCAGAGCTGTCTCGGGTAAAATGTTAACCCCGCGTGGTTATGCTGGAAAGTATGACATATGA
- a CDS encoding cytochrome c3 family protein: MKKTLLICMVTAALVCAFALPTLYAVDAPGDMVLKAPAGAKMTKEPVNFSHKGHAALDCKKCHHTWDGAAAVKKCSDEGCHVDTSKEGKKKPESFYSAFHAKSEQSCVGCHKALKKAKAKTGPTKCGDCHPKK, encoded by the coding sequence ATGAAAAAGACCTTATTGATTTGTATGGTTACAGCAGCATTGGTATGTGCTTTCGCACTTCCAACTTTGTATGCTGTAGACGCTCCCGGCGACATGGTTTTGAAAGCACCTGCCGGTGCTAAGATGACCAAAGAGCCTGTTAATTTTTCTCACAAAGGGCATGCAGCTCTTGACTGTAAAAAATGCCATCACACATGGGACGGCGCTGCTGCAGTAAAGAAATGTTCTGATGAAGGTTGTCATGTTGACACAAGTAAAGAAGGCAAGAAAAAGCCTGAGTCCTTCTACTCTGCTTTCCACGCTAAGTCTGAGCAGAGCTGCGTAGGCTGCCATAAGGCTTTGAAGAAAGCTAAAGCTAAGACTGGACCTACTAAGTGTGGCGACTGTCATCCTAAGAAGTAA
- a CDS encoding ubiquinone/menaquinone biosynthesis methyltransferase — protein MQDQTHQEHGKKVAAMFGRIAGWYDFLNHALSAGQDIYWRYRLVKLVRPAKNGLVLDLAAGTLDVSVELKKQYPDIKVLAMDFAFPMLACGKSKKLDGKHEHTRGASIAAVQADGKKLPLPDSCLDGATIAFGIRNILPREEAYKEILRTLKPGARFCILEFGSGRKRIWKGFYNFYLNRILPLLGKVVSGDSGAYTYLADTIRSFPDERTLGTELRNSGFGRVMFIPLLSGIVYIHVAEKPAE, from the coding sequence ATGCAGGATCAGACACACCAGGAGCACGGTAAAAAAGTTGCGGCCATGTTTGGGCGCATTGCCGGATGGTATGATTTTTTGAACCACGCTTTGAGCGCGGGGCAGGATATTTACTGGCGGTATAGGCTGGTAAAGTTAGTCCGTCCGGCTAAGAATGGTTTGGTACTTGACCTTGCTGCCGGAACTCTTGATGTTTCTGTGGAACTGAAGAAACAGTATCCGGACATTAAAGTTTTAGCTATGGATTTTGCTTTTCCTATGCTTGCTTGTGGTAAGTCTAAGAAGCTCGACGGAAAGCATGAGCACACCAGAGGGGCTTCTATTGCCGCCGTACAGGCTGACGGAAAGAAACTGCCGCTGCCGGATTCCTGTCTTGACGGAGCAACTATCGCGTTTGGAATTCGCAATATTCTTCCTCGTGAAGAAGCTTATAAAGAGATTTTGCGAACACTGAAACCCGGTGCCAGATTTTGTATTCTTGAATTCGGTTCTGGACGCAAACGTATATGGAAAGGTTTCTATAATTTTTATTTGAATAGAATCCTTCCGCTTTTGGGAAAGGTTGTATCAGGCGATTCCGGAGCCTATACTTATTTGGCAGATACAATCCGTTCTTTTCCGGATGAAAGAACTTTGGGCACAGAGCTTCGTAACTCAGGGTTCGGCCGAGTTATGTTTATTCCGTTGCTTTCCGGTATTGTATATATTCACGTGGCTGAAAAGCCGGCAGAATAA
- a CDS encoding DUF2065 domain-containing protein → MNIDWSFLLSALGLAFILEGIPYFLFSERMPRILISIIERGPKQLRILGLIAMIFGLLLISFGQSLAEL, encoded by the coding sequence ATGAATATTGACTGGTCTTTTCTGCTATCAGCCCTAGGCTTGGCCTTCATTCTTGAAGGAATTCCATACTTTTTGTTTTCTGAGCGTATGCCCAGAATTCTAATTTCTATTATCGAAAGAGGCCCGAAACAATTACGTATTCTGGGGCTTATCGCAATGATCTTCGGATTATTGCTGATCTCTTTCGGACAATCTCTTGCAGAACTCTGA
- a CDS encoding nucleotide sugar dehydrogenase, which translates to MIKFEDIKDKKTYVAVVGLGYVGLPLAVALGRHFNVLGLDISEQRIRELRTGYDRTAEVLETDFHNFVEFSSNPADLKKAGIIIIAVPTPIDEARNPDLRPVVGASTMVGKNMSEGAIVVYESTVYPGLTEDICIPILEKESGLECQKEFGVGYSPERINPGDREHTLQTIVKVVAGSSDEVTELLDNLYSTIVTAGTHRASCIKVAEAAKVIENTQRDLNIALMNELSMIFDRLGIDTLDVLEAAGTKWNFLPFRPGLVGGHCIGVDPYYLTTKAEALGHHPQVILAGRKINDSVGKFLAETTIKQMIDGDSKVKNAKVGILGLTFKENVPDLRNTKVVDVVEELRSFGVNVLVHDPYADPKEAVEEYGLETVPFSEFNDLDALILAVSHKEYHSLGFDEIKSWFRKPENALIIDVKCFFDRDELTKAGIRFWRL; encoded by the coding sequence ATGATAAAATTTGAAGATATTAAAGATAAGAAAACTTATGTCGCAGTCGTCGGGCTTGGTTATGTAGGGTTGCCTCTCGCTGTTGCTCTAGGACGTCATTTTAATGTCTTGGGGCTGGATATTTCTGAACAGCGTATAAGAGAACTTCGTACCGGCTATGACCGCACTGCTGAAGTTCTTGAAACAGACTTTCATAATTTTGTAGAATTCAGCAGTAATCCCGCAGACCTTAAAAAGGCAGGGATTATTATCATTGCTGTGCCTACTCCGATTGATGAAGCACGCAATCCTGATCTTCGTCCGGTCGTAGGTGCGTCCACCATGGTCGGTAAAAACATGTCTGAAGGGGCAATTGTTGTATATGAATCAACAGTCTATCCCGGTCTTACCGAAGACATCTGTATCCCTATTCTTGAAAAAGAGTCCGGTCTTGAATGTCAGAAAGAATTCGGAGTCGGCTATTCACCCGAAAGAATTAATCCGGGCGACAGAGAACATACCTTGCAGACAATTGTAAAGGTTGTAGCCGGTAGTTCTGATGAAGTTACTGAACTTCTTGATAATCTATACTCGACCATTGTTACTGCCGGAACTCATAGAGCTTCATGTATTAAAGTTGCTGAAGCCGCGAAAGTTATTGAAAATACTCAGCGTGATCTTAACATCGCATTGATGAATGAGCTTTCCATGATTTTTGACCGTCTGGGTATTGATACTCTTGATGTGCTTGAAGCTGCCGGAACAAAATGGAACTTTCTTCCATTTCGTCCAGGTTTAGTCGGCGGTCATTGTATCGGAGTTGACCCTTATTATCTTACTACAAAGGCAGAAGCTCTTGGTCATCATCCGCAGGTTATTCTTGCCGGTCGTAAAATCAATGACTCTGTAGGTAAATTTTTGGCTGAAACCACAATCAAACAGATGATTGATGGAGACAGCAAAGTTAAAAACGCTAAAGTTGGTATCCTCGGTTTGACCTTTAAGGAAAATGTTCCGGATCTGCGTAACACCAAAGTTGTTGACGTTGTTGAAGAACTGCGTTCTTTCGGTGTGAATGTTCTTGTTCATGATCCTTATGCTGATCCGAAGGAAGCTGTAGAAGAATACGGACTGGAAACAGTACCTTTTTCCGAGTTTAACGACCTTGATGCGCTTATTCTTGCTGTTTCACATAAGGAATATCACAGTCTTGGTTTTGATGAAATTAAGAGCTGGTTCAGAAAGCCTGAAAATGCTTTGATCATTGATGTAAAATGTTTCTTTGACCGGGATGAATTGACTAAAGCCGGAATTAGATTCTGGAGACTTTAA